A single genomic interval of Sphingobium sp. EM0848 harbors:
- a CDS encoding PrkA family serine protein kinase yields the protein MTKNELFSSFTRKYDDRRQAEMSVEDYLLGCRNDPLMHASAPERLLAAIGEPQIIDTSRDQRLGRIFMNRTIRHYRSFANFYGMEGTIEHIVSFLRHASQGLEERKQILYLLGPVGGGKSSLAERLKALMEVHPIYVLKAGEEISPIFESPLALFDAETHGEFIEGNYAIPRRRLTGMISPWCRKRLDEFGGDISQFKVVKMMPSRMRQIAIAKTEPGDENNQDISSLVGKVDIRKLEMLSQNDPDAYSYSGGLNRANQGMLEFVEMFKAPIKMLHPLLTATQEGNYIGTENIGAIPFNGIIMAHSNESEWANFKNNKNNEAFIDRIYVIKVPYSLQATEERQVYEKLLRESDLSKAPCAPGTLDMLARFSVLTRLREHENSNLYSKMRVYDGEMLREIDPRAKSMQEYRDAAGVDEGMSGISTRFAFKALSATFNHDTNEIAADPVHLMYVLEGMVRQEQFPAEVEARYLEFIKGELAPRYAEFIGNEIQKAYLESYNDYGQNLFDRYVAYADAWIEDLDFKDPDTGQLLDREVINQELTKTEKPAGIANPKDFRNEVVKFALRMRASNDGRNPSWTSYEKIREVIEKRMFSQVEDLLPVISFGTKKDGDTASKHDEFVARMIERGYTERQVRRLVEWYIRVKQAG from the coding sequence GTGACGAAAAATGAGCTGTTTTCCAGCTTCACGCGGAAATATGACGACCGGCGTCAGGCCGAAATGTCCGTCGAGGATTATCTGCTGGGATGTCGCAACGATCCGCTGATGCATGCATCGGCACCGGAAAGGCTACTCGCCGCGATTGGCGAGCCGCAGATCATCGACACCTCGCGCGACCAGCGGTTGGGCCGGATTTTCATGAACCGGACGATCCGGCACTATCGCAGCTTCGCCAATTTCTACGGCATGGAAGGGACGATCGAGCACATCGTCAGTTTCCTGCGCCATGCCAGCCAGGGATTGGAGGAGCGCAAGCAGATTCTCTATTTGCTGGGGCCAGTGGGCGGCGGCAAATCCTCCCTGGCGGAGCGGCTGAAGGCGCTGATGGAAGTCCATCCCATCTATGTGCTGAAGGCAGGGGAGGAGATCAGCCCGATCTTCGAAAGCCCGTTGGCGCTGTTCGATGCAGAAACGCATGGCGAGTTTATCGAGGGGAATTACGCGATTCCTCGTCGGCGGCTGACCGGCATGATCAGCCCCTGGTGCCGCAAGCGGCTGGACGAGTTTGGCGGCGATATTTCCCAGTTCAAGGTCGTCAAGATGATGCCCTCGCGGATGCGGCAGATCGCCATCGCCAAGACCGAACCGGGCGACGAGAATAATCAGGACATCAGCTCGCTGGTCGGCAAGGTCGACATCCGCAAGCTGGAGATGCTCTCCCAGAACGATCCCGACGCCTACAGCTATTCGGGCGGCCTCAACCGGGCGAACCAGGGGATGCTGGAATTCGTCGAGATGTTCAAGGCGCCGATCAAGATGCTCCACCCGTTGCTGACCGCGACGCAGGAGGGTAATTATATCGGTACAGAAAATATCGGCGCCATTCCCTTTAATGGGATCATCATGGCCCATTCCAATGAATCGGAATGGGCGAATTTCAAGAACAACAAGAATAATGAAGCCTTTATCGACCGCATCTATGTCATCAAGGTGCCCTATAGCCTGCAGGCGACCGAGGAGCGGCAGGTTTATGAAAAGCTGCTAAGGGAATCCGATCTCAGCAAGGCGCCCTGCGCGCCGGGGACGCTCGACATGTTGGCACGTTTTTCGGTGCTGACGCGGCTGCGCGAGCATGAGAACAGCAATCTCTACTCCAAGATGCGTGTTTATGACGGCGAGATGCTGCGGGAGATCGATCCGCGCGCCAAAAGCATGCAGGAATATCGCGATGCGGCGGGCGTGGATGAGGGCATGTCAGGCATTTCCACCCGCTTCGCCTTCAAGGCGCTGTCGGCGACCTTCAACCATGACACCAATGAGATTGCCGCCGACCCTGTGCACCTCATGTATGTGCTGGAAGGCATGGTGCGGCAGGAACAGTTCCCTGCCGAGGTCGAGGCCCGTTATCTAGAGTTCATCAAGGGCGAACTGGCGCCACGTTATGCCGAGTTCATCGGCAATGAGATTCAGAAGGCCTATCTGGAATCCTATAATGACTACGGTCAGAATCTCTTCGATCGCTATGTCGCCTATGCCGACGCGTGGATCGAGGACTTGGACTTCAAGGACCCCGATACCGGCCAGTTGCTGGACCGGGAGGTCATCAACCAGGAGCTGACCAAGACCGAAAAGCCCGCGGGTATCGCCAATCCCAAGGATTTCCGGAACGAGGTGGTGAAGTTCGCCCTGCGCATGCGGGCCAGCAATGACGGACGCAACCCGAGCTGGACCAGCTATGAGAAGATCCGCGAGGTGATCGAGAAGCGGATGTTCAGCCAGGTTGAGGATCTGCTGCCGGTCATCAGCTTCGGGACGAAGAAAGATGGCGATACCGCCAGCAAGCATGACGAATTCGTCGCGCGGATGATCGAAAGGGGTTATACTGAGCGGCAAGTGAGACGGCTTGTCGAATGGTATATTCGGGTCAAGCAGGCCGGTTGA
- a CDS encoding ATP-binding protein, with the protein MIASVLARARNFFRSLVGHIFLLLTVGMTAAAVVALAIAEQTRHLDFERWRLQRVVASAADIAQRLSHDPVRIEAMLNDKRIMGARIAPGGIALTDPDLALAGALKARFGEHSDPEAGQVPTGLCFPSNKADPDNRAAGLIGAPRPDCWVVRFTDGTGERRSLALYLPRLVKPPSTLANPVYLLLILLSSAGLAIIVARFVAKPLRRLEQAAEAFSVSLDPEEIPERGPEEVRAALSTFNLMQRRVRAGFAERTQLLAAISHDLQTPLTRLRLRLELVENEELRTRLLQDHQAMMTLVREGLDLAASTESQEDWSVIDIDSLLTSMVEDAQDLGAPVRFLSGCGGTVRVKPNALTRCIANLVDNAVKYGGSADIRCKRQAGRVLIDVRDHGVGIPQDQLDQMFEPFTRGAAGQPGGRPGTGIGLTIARSLALSFEASVKLANAAGGGLIATIDMKA; encoded by the coding sequence ATGATCGCGTCGGTGCTGGCGCGCGCGCGCAATTTCTTCCGGTCTCTGGTGGGGCATATCTTCCTGCTGCTGACGGTTGGCATGACGGCGGCGGCGGTTGTGGCGTTGGCGATCGCGGAACAGACCCGTCATCTCGATTTCGAGCGCTGGCGCCTGCAACGCGTCGTCGCGAGCGCCGCCGATATCGCCCAGCGGCTCAGCCACGATCCGGTCAGGATCGAGGCGATGTTGAACGACAAGCGGATCATGGGGGCCAGGATCGCGCCCGGCGGCATTGCCCTGACCGATCCCGATCTGGCGTTGGCCGGCGCGTTGAAGGCGCGTTTCGGTGAGCATTCAGATCCGGAGGCCGGCCAGGTACCCACGGGGCTGTGTTTTCCCTCCAACAAGGCCGACCCCGATAATCGGGCGGCGGGCCTGATCGGCGCTCCGCGACCGGACTGCTGGGTGGTGCGCTTCACGGACGGCACGGGCGAGCGGCGATCTCTGGCGCTCTATCTGCCGCGCCTGGTCAAGCCGCCCAGCACGCTTGCCAACCCGGTCTATCTGTTGCTGATCCTGCTGTCCTCGGCCGGGCTGGCGATCATTGTCGCGCGTTTCGTCGCCAAGCCCTTACGGCGGCTGGAGCAGGCGGCAGAGGCCTTTTCCGTGTCGCTGGACCCGGAGGAAATTCCCGAGCGGGGGCCAGAAGAGGTGCGGGCGGCGCTTTCCACCTTCAACCTGATGCAGCGCCGGGTCAGAGCGGGTTTTGCCGAGCGGACGCAATTGCTGGCGGCGATCAGCCACGACCTCCAGACGCCGCTCACCCGGCTGCGGCTACGGTTGGAACTGGTCGAGAATGAGGAACTGCGCACCCGGCTGTTGCAGGATCATCAGGCGATGATGACGCTGGTGCGCGAGGGGCTGGACCTGGCGGCCAGCACGGAATCGCAGGAGGACTGGTCGGTCATCGACATCGATTCGCTGCTGACCAGCATGGTGGAGGATGCGCAGGATCTGGGCGCACCGGTGCGGTTCCTGTCCGGCTGTGGCGGCACCGTAAGGGTCAAGCCCAATGCCCTCACCCGCTGCATCGCCAATCTGGTGGACAATGCGGTCAAATATGGCGGCAGCGCCGATATCCGTTGCAAGCGGCAGGCCGGACGGGTGCTGATCGACGTACGCGACCATGGCGTGGGCATTCCGCAGGATCAACTCGACCAGATGTTCGAACCCTTCACCCGCGGCGCGGCCGGGCAGCCGGGCGGACGGCCGGGGACGGGCATCGGCCTTACCATCGCGCGGTCGCTGGCGCTGAGTTTCGAGGCGTCGGTCAAACTGGCGAATGCTGCCGGCGGCGGGCTGATCGCCACCATTGACATGAAGGCCTGA
- a CDS encoding response regulator, which translates to MPDLSRSPCVIVVDDDEDIRDLIVGQLAQEQYEMLAAGSLSELHAAMAARTIDLIVLDLNLPDGDGLSLCRELRAQGKATQIIMVTARGSAIDRVLGLELGADDYLTKPFEPRELLVRIRNLLRRSRGEEMAQQKTARIARFGPWRLDLFQRRLIASDDRLVMLSSAEFRLLSRFIEEPNIVLSREELVPERRATAAFDRSIDLQVSRLRQKLGEGSGGGLILTVRGEGYVLASTVTYE; encoded by the coding sequence ATGCCCGATCTTTCCCGTTCGCCCTGCGTGATTGTCGTCGACGATGATGAGGATATTCGGGACCTGATCGTCGGTCAGCTTGCCCAGGAACAATATGAGATGCTGGCGGCGGGCAGCCTCAGCGAACTGCACGCAGCCATGGCGGCGCGGACGATCGATCTGATCGTGCTGGACCTCAATCTGCCCGATGGCGATGGCCTGTCGCTGTGCCGGGAATTGCGTGCGCAGGGCAAGGCTACACAGATCATCATGGTGACGGCGCGGGGCAGCGCCATCGATCGGGTGCTTGGGCTGGAACTGGGCGCCGACGATTATCTGACCAAGCCCTTCGAACCGCGCGAATTGCTGGTGCGCATCCGCAACCTGCTGCGCCGGTCGCGGGGTGAGGAGATGGCGCAGCAGAAGACGGCACGGATCGCACGCTTTGGTCCCTGGCGGCTGGATTTGTTCCAGCGCCGACTGATCGCCAGCGACGACCGGCTGGTCATGCTCTCCTCCGCCGAATTCCGGTTGCTGTCGCGCTTCATCGAGGAGCCCAATATCGTACTCTCGCGCGAGGAGCTGGTGCCTGAAAGACGGGCGACGGCGGCCTTCGACCGTTCCATCGACCTGCAGGTCAGCCGGTTGCGGCAAAAGCTTGGCGAAGGATCGGGCGGCGGGCTGATCCTGACGGTACGCGGTGAGGGCTATGTGCTGGCCAGTACGGTGACATATGAGTGA
- a CDS encoding efflux RND transporter periplasmic adaptor subunit, which translates to MFSRIPALRTAPVAFCVLVAACGHKEAPKKGPVEVGVVTLTTQDVTVSTELPGRTASTMMSDVRPQVAGVVQKRLFTEGSFVKAGQPLYQIDSSLYRASRDEAQATLASAQATAAAAQAKASRYRTLGQSEAVSAQDRDDVIATARQAAAAVQQARATLQTTGINLNFTQVRAPISGRIGRSSVTPGALVTASQATALATIQQLDPIFVDITQSSTKLLALRRALAAGKALPASATIRLKLDDGTDYPLEGRIEFAEPIVDPDSGTVTLRARFSNPDSLLLPGMFVRVVAPQSIVPNAILAPQQGINRDPKGNATALVVDKAGKVERRVVNAAQAVGDKWLITNGLQKGDRLIVEGTDKVQPGDAVKAVPVDQAAK; encoded by the coding sequence ATGTTCAGCCGCATCCCTGCCCTTCGGACCGCTCCCGTTGCGTTTTGTGTCTTGGTCGCCGCCTGCGGCCATAAGGAAGCACCGAAAAAAGGTCCGGTCGAAGTTGGCGTGGTGACGCTGACGACGCAGGATGTGACAGTGTCGACCGAATTGCCCGGCCGAACCGCCTCCACCATGATGTCCGATGTCCGGCCCCAGGTCGCCGGCGTTGTCCAGAAGCGCCTCTTCACCGAAGGCTCCTTCGTGAAGGCGGGACAGCCACTTTACCAGATCGATTCCTCGCTCTACCGCGCCTCCCGCGACGAGGCGCAGGCCACGCTGGCCAGCGCGCAGGCGACCGCCGCCGCTGCGCAGGCCAAGGCCAGCCGCTACCGGACACTGGGCCAAAGCGAGGCCGTCAGCGCGCAGGACCGCGACGATGTGATCGCCACCGCGCGGCAGGCCGCCGCCGCCGTGCAACAGGCCCGCGCCACGCTCCAGACGACCGGCATCAACCTCAATTTCACGCAGGTCCGTGCCCCCATCAGCGGTCGCATCGGCCGCTCCTCGGTCACGCCGGGCGCGTTGGTGACGGCCAGCCAGGCGACCGCGCTCGCCACCATCCAGCAACTCGACCCGATCTTCGTGGACATCACCCAGTCCAGCACCAAGCTGCTGGCGCTGCGCCGCGCGCTCGCAGCGGGCAAGGCCCTGCCCGCCAGCGCCACCATCCGCCTGAAACTGGACGATGGCACCGACTATCCGTTGGAAGGCCGCATCGAATTTGCTGAACCGATTGTCGATCCCGACAGTGGCACTGTCACGCTGCGCGCCCGATTCTCCAATCCCGACAGCCTGCTGCTGCCCGGCATGTTCGTGCGCGTCGTTGCGCCGCAATCAATCGTCCCGAATGCCATCCTGGCGCCGCAACAGGGCATCAACCGCGATCCGAAGGGCAACGCCACCGCTCTGGTCGTCGACAAGGCGGGCAAGGTCGAACGCCGCGTCGTCAACGCCGCTCAGGCTGTGGGCGACAAATGGCTGATCACCAACGGACTCCAAAAGGGCGACCGGCTGATCGTCGAAGGCACCGACAAGGTGCAGCCCGGCGACGCGGTGAAGGCCGTCCCGGTCGATCAGGCCGCGAAGTAA
- a CDS encoding efflux RND transporter permease subunit: protein MLSRFFIERPIFAWVIAIGIMMAGLGAMLTLPIAQYPDIAPPSVNINANYPGASAETVETSVTQVIEQQLTGIDGLMYFSSSSTANGQARITVTFKKGTDPDTAQVQVQNKVQQALSRLPNAVQQQGLTVTKSQTDFLMLVGLYDKTDTASQTDIADYLVNNFQDPIARIDGVGSSQIFGSQYAMRIWLDPYKLATVKLMPSDVQSAIAAQNVEVSAGQIGADPAPEGQQINATVTAQSRLQTPEQFRNIVVKTQSDGSVVHLSDVARVELGNESYTSSARMNGHPASGMAIQLAPGADALKTAELVKAKVQQLSTNLPHGYVVNYPRDTTPFIKLSVEEVVQTLIEAVALVVVVMFVFLQSWRATLVPAIAVPVVLLGTFGVLALFGYSINTMTLFGMVLSIGLLVDDAIVVVENVERLMEEEGLSPREATIKSMEEIGSALVGIALVLSAVLLPMAFFGGSTGVIYRQFSITIVSSMLLSVLVALILSPALCATILKPIAEEHRDRGWAGKFNRFFEGVTHGYMARLRGFIGRRTLFWIGYAVVLALLWLLFVRLPTSFLPVEDQGQVMVQVTLPAGAKSSRTSAALERIQNYFLNDEKDNVAFIFVTQGFSFAGQGENTAQGFINLAPWDERKGATNTATSIANRATKQLAAIRDAKAQSMTPPPIRGLGQSNGFTFELLNTGGLSRERFLELRNQLMKAASDDPKLAGVRAATLEDTPQLKVDIDSEKLAVLGLTQSSVNNVLSAAWGSTYINDFVDRGRVKRVYMQADAPFRALPTDLDNWQVRSSTTGEMVPFSAFATAHWTMGPTTLSRFNGQSSYEIQGQAAPGASSGEAMDELVKLQKQLPPGTSFAWSGLSYQEQLSGGQAPLLYGLSVLVVFLCLAALYESWSIPLAVLLVIPLGLIGAVLAVTLRGLENNIYFQVGLLTTMGLAAKNAILIVEFAELAYLQGKDAMTAALEAARLRFRPILMTSLAFVAGVIPLAIATGAGAQSRVAIGTAVIGGMLTATILAIFYVPLFFLTIMRLFNRKGQPPATTSAEEVPA from the coding sequence TTGCTCAGCCGCTTTTTCATCGAAAGGCCGATCTTCGCCTGGGTCATCGCCATTGGTATCATGATGGCGGGCCTTGGCGCGATGTTGACGCTGCCGATAGCCCAATATCCCGACATCGCCCCGCCTTCCGTCAATATCAACGCCAACTATCCGGGCGCTTCAGCCGAAACGGTCGAAACCAGCGTCACTCAGGTCATCGAGCAGCAGCTGACCGGCATCGATGGACTCATGTATTTCTCCTCCTCGTCGACCGCGAACGGCCAGGCGCGGATTACCGTCACCTTCAAGAAGGGCACCGACCCCGACACCGCGCAGGTGCAGGTGCAAAATAAGGTGCAACAGGCGCTGAGCCGCCTGCCCAATGCCGTGCAGCAGCAGGGGCTGACGGTCACCAAGTCGCAGACCGACTTCCTGATGCTGGTCGGCCTTTATGACAAGACGGACACGGCGTCCCAGACCGATATTGCTGACTATCTGGTCAATAATTTCCAGGATCCGATCGCCCGTATCGATGGCGTTGGATCGTCGCAGATTTTCGGATCGCAATATGCGATGCGCATCTGGCTCGACCCCTATAAGCTCGCCACCGTCAAACTGATGCCGTCTGATGTGCAAAGTGCCATCGCCGCCCAAAATGTCGAGGTGTCCGCCGGCCAGATCGGCGCCGATCCCGCCCCCGAAGGGCAGCAGATCAACGCGACCGTCACTGCTCAGTCCCGGCTGCAAACACCCGAGCAATTCCGCAACATCGTCGTCAAGACGCAGAGCGACGGATCGGTCGTCCACCTGTCCGACGTGGCACGGGTCGAGCTGGGCAATGAAAGCTATACCTCTTCGGCCCGCATGAACGGCCATCCCGCATCCGGCATGGCGATCCAGCTTGCGCCTGGTGCCGACGCCCTCAAGACCGCGGAACTGGTCAAAGCGAAGGTCCAGCAGCTCTCTACCAATCTCCCCCATGGCTATGTCGTCAACTATCCGCGCGACACCACACCCTTCATCAAACTGTCGGTCGAGGAAGTTGTCCAGACGCTGATCGAAGCCGTGGCACTGGTCGTGGTGGTGATGTTCGTCTTCCTGCAAAGCTGGCGTGCGACGTTGGTGCCGGCCATCGCCGTGCCGGTGGTGCTGCTCGGCACGTTCGGCGTGCTGGCGCTCTTTGGCTATTCGATCAACACCATGACGCTGTTCGGCATGGTGCTGTCCATCGGCCTGCTGGTCGACGACGCGATCGTCGTGGTCGAAAATGTCGAGCGCCTCATGGAGGAAGAGGGCCTTTCTCCGCGAGAGGCCACGATCAAGTCGATGGAGGAAATCGGCAGCGCGCTCGTCGGCATCGCGCTCGTCCTGTCCGCTGTGCTGCTACCCATGGCCTTTTTTGGTGGTTCGACCGGCGTCATCTATCGCCAGTTCTCGATCACCATCGTGTCCTCGATGCTGCTTTCCGTGCTGGTCGCGCTGATCCTTTCACCCGCGCTGTGCGCCACGATCCTGAAGCCCATAGCGGAGGAACATCGCGACCGTGGCTGGGCCGGCAAGTTCAACCGCTTCTTCGAAGGGGTCACGCACGGCTACATGGCGCGGCTCAGGGGCTTTATCGGCCGCCGGACCCTGTTCTGGATCGGTTATGCCGTAGTGCTCGCCCTGCTCTGGCTGCTGTTTGTGCGTTTGCCCACCAGTTTCCTGCCGGTGGAGGATCAGGGACAGGTGATGGTGCAGGTCACGCTGCCCGCCGGCGCCAAATCCTCACGCACCAGCGCTGCCCTGGAACGCATCCAGAATTATTTCCTCAACGATGAGAAGGACAATGTCGCCTTCATCTTCGTGACGCAGGGTTTCAGCTTCGCGGGACAAGGTGAAAACACGGCGCAGGGTTTCATCAACCTTGCACCCTGGGATGAGCGCAAGGGGGCGACGAACACCGCGACCAGCATCGCGAACCGCGCGACCAAGCAACTCGCCGCGATCCGCGACGCCAAGGCTCAGTCCATGACCCCTCCGCCCATTCGGGGCCTTGGTCAATCGAACGGCTTCACCTTCGAACTGCTCAACACGGGTGGCCTCAGTCGCGAACGCTTCCTTGAACTGCGCAACCAGCTCATGAAGGCTGCCTCCGACGATCCGAAGCTGGCCGGGGTGCGTGCCGCCACGCTGGAGGATACCCCGCAGCTCAAGGTGGACATAGATTCCGAGAAACTTGCGGTCTTGGGCCTCACCCAGAGCAGCGTGAACAATGTGCTGAGCGCCGCCTGGGGCAGCACCTATATCAACGATTTCGTCGATCGCGGCCGTGTGAAGCGCGTCTATATGCAGGCCGATGCGCCTTTCCGCGCCCTGCCGACCGATCTCGACAACTGGCAGGTGCGATCATCCACCACGGGCGAGATGGTGCCCTTCTCCGCCTTCGCGACCGCCCATTGGACGATGGGACCGACCACCCTGTCGCGTTTCAACGGCCAGTCCTCCTATGAAATCCAGGGCCAGGCCGCGCCCGGCGCCAGTTCCGGCGAAGCGATGGACGAGTTGGTGAAGCTTCAGAAACAGCTCCCCCCCGGCACCAGCTTCGCCTGGAGCGGCCTGTCCTATCAGGAGCAACTGTCCGGCGGACAGGCTCCCCTGCTCTACGGCCTTTCGGTACTGGTGGTATTCCTCTGCCTGGCCGCGCTCTACGAAAGCTGGTCGATCCCGCTCGCGGTGCTGCTGGTCATCCCGCTCGGCCTGATCGGCGCGGTGCTGGCGGTGACGCTGCGCGGGCTGGAGAATAATATCTATTTCCAGGTCGGTCTGCTCACCACCATGGGCCTCGCCGCGAAGAATGCGATCCTGATCGTGGAGTTCGCCGAACTCGCCTATCTGCAGGGCAAGGATGCGATGACCGCCGCACTGGAGGCCGCACGCCTGCGCTTTCGCCCGATCCTGATGACTTCGCTTGCCTTCGTCGCGGGCGTCATCCCCCTCGCCATCGCCACGGGGGCGGGCGCGCAGAGCCGCGTTGCCATCGGCACGGCGGTCATCGGCGGGATGCTGACCGCGACAATACTCGCCATCTTCTATGTTCCTCTCTTCTTCCTGACGATCATGCGCCTCTTCAACCGCAAGGGGCAGCCGCCCGCCACCACATCTGCCGAGGAGGTTCCGGCTTGA
- a CDS encoding efflux transporter outer membrane subunit: protein MAALSACNMAPHYVRPTPPVPTNFPSGPAYAPAAATEKPGLPWTALIGDPRLKTVIERALVNNRDLRAALANVQSARAQYRVQRAAQLPVIAGSAAASFSRQNDQRQNSYSTDIGFSAFEIDLFGRVKNLTQSALESYLATEEGARATRITLIAETANAYATLAADQELLTLSRQTLVSAERTLALTQSLNGSGLIGKLDVHQAETTVEQARSDIAANVTQVAQDRNALDLLVGAPVENGLLPQSLESLTASIAKTPAGLSSDVLLQRPDVLRAEHQLKAANADIGAARAAMFPKISLTTAIGVASSALSSLFTGGAFVWSAAPSASLPIFGGAARGNLDYSKAQRDLYLAQYEKAIQTAFQEVSDALAREGTIDGQQAAQQRLVLANQRSYALADQRYRAGIDTFLNSLTSQRSLYSAQQSAIVTNLALVQNRILLYRVIGADFAGA, encoded by the coding sequence ATGGCGGCGCTGTCGGCCTGCAACATGGCGCCGCATTATGTCCGTCCGACGCCCCCGGTTCCCACAAACTTCCCCAGCGGTCCGGCCTACGCCCCAGCAGCGGCCACGGAAAAGCCCGGCCTGCCCTGGACCGCGCTGATCGGCGACCCGCGCCTCAAGACGGTGATCGAACGCGCCCTTGTCAATAATCGCGACCTGCGCGCAGCCCTGGCCAATGTGCAGTCGGCCCGCGCCCAATATCGGGTCCAGCGCGCCGCCCAGCTTCCCGTCATCGCCGGAAGCGCCGCCGCGAGTTTCTCTCGCCAGAACGACCAGCGACAGAACAGCTACAGCACCGATATCGGTTTCAGCGCGTTCGAGATCGACCTGTTCGGCCGGGTGAAAAATCTGACCCAATCCGCGCTCGAATCCTATCTGGCGACGGAGGAAGGTGCCCGCGCCACCCGCATCACCCTGATCGCGGAAACGGCCAACGCCTATGCCACTCTCGCCGCCGATCAGGAACTGCTTACCCTCTCCCGCCAGACCCTGGTCAGCGCCGAACGGACGCTCGCTCTCACCCAGTCGCTCAACGGCTCGGGATTGATCGGCAAGCTCGACGTCCATCAGGCTGAAACCACGGTGGAACAGGCGCGCAGCGATATCGCCGCCAATGTGACGCAGGTGGCGCAGGACCGGAATGCCCTCGACCTGTTGGTCGGCGCGCCGGTCGAGAATGGCCTCCTGCCCCAATCGCTGGAAAGCCTGACCGCCAGCATCGCCAAGACGCCCGCAGGCCTGTCCTCCGACGTTCTGCTCCAGCGCCCGGACGTACTCCGGGCGGAACATCAGCTCAAGGCCGCCAATGCCGATATCGGCGCAGCCCGTGCGGCCATGTTCCCCAAGATCAGCCTCACCACCGCCATCGGCGTCGCGAGTTCGGCGCTGTCCTCGCTCTTCACCGGTGGCGCCTTCGTGTGGTCCGCCGCGCCGTCCGCGAGCCTGCCGATCTTCGGTGGTGCCGCGCGCGGCAACCTCGACTACAGCAAGGCGCAGCGCGACCTCTATCTGGCCCAATATGAAAAGGCGATCCAGACCGCCTTTCAGGAGGTATCCGACGCCCTCGCCCGCGAAGGCACGATCGACGGTCAGCAAGCCGCCCAGCAACGGCTGGTCCTCGCCAACCAGCGCAGCTACGCGCTGGCCGATCAACGCTATCGCGCGGGCATAGACACCTTCCTCAACAGCCTGACCAGCCAGCGTAGCCTCTACAGCGCCCAGCAAAGCGCCATCGTGACCAACCTGGCGCTGGTCCAGAACCGCATTTTGCTCTACCGCGTGATCGGGGCTGATTTTGCGGGTGCGTGA
- a CDS encoding HigA family addiction module antitoxin gives MTMLQVPVHPGEILRHEFLEEMGISAGKLAKHIHVPRTRIERLCSENTAVTVDTAMRLSRALGTTPEFWLNLQAHYDLLISRPADIEDIEPLLAA, from the coding sequence ATGACCATGCTGCAAGTGCCGGTCCATCCCGGCGAAATCCTCCGCCATGAATTTCTGGAGGAAATGGGGATTAGCGCCGGGAAGTTGGCCAAGCATATCCATGTACCCCGCACGCGCATTGAGCGTCTGTGTTCGGAGAATACCGCGGTGACGGTCGATACCGCCATGCGGCTGTCGCGGGCGCTGGGCACGACGCCAGAGTTCTGGCTGAACCTCCAGGCGCATTATGATCTGCTGATAAGCCGCCCCGCCGATATAGAGGATATAGAGCCATTGCTGGCCGCCTGA
- a CDS encoding type II toxin-antitoxin system RelE/ParE family toxin, giving the protein MMIQVVKGKLIEQVLAGKAAKGFPADLFRVAVRKVAMLEAAVKLDDLRVPPANRLEALSGDRAGQHSIRINGQWRICFVWTDNGPDQVEIVDYH; this is encoded by the coding sequence ATGATGATACAGGTCGTCAAAGGGAAGCTAATCGAACAAGTGCTGGCCGGTAAAGCTGCCAAGGGCTTCCCGGCCGATCTGTTCAGGGTTGCTGTGCGCAAGGTCGCGATGCTGGAGGCTGCGGTGAAGCTGGACGACCTTCGTGTCCCACCAGCTAATCGGTTGGAAGCGCTGTCCGGCGATCGGGCGGGTCAACATTCGATCCGCATCAACGGTCAATGGCGCATCTGTTTTGTCTGGACCGATAACGGCCCGGATCAAGTCGAGATCGTGGATTATCACTGA